From one Plasmodium malariae genome assembly, chromosome: 12 genomic stretch:
- the PmUG01_12048000 gene encoding conserved Plasmodium protein, unknown function encodes MNEANEKTTDRKRKKASNTDEANETSKLKKKIEFENDDEFEKYLLNHFKKDNKENENEYVFSELVKSFYNEIKKYKTVDDMANEIKKLAIQNISKNLEIICNNECTSSFFIEKFRVKYINEQIALNIKSAQNYFKEFMILYNNNNFDKFSLEINTNVEGTNEQVNEEQEQGEEVEEEEVNNQNKQNSQNERNSLDKQNSQNNKVGESYQNEKAGTKNALTKEDLYKTNTWKEKIKCKIDDINENNNILIKVVNYLSSIALHVDNIPIKITKFDIIKKFNELNFDILNINIWDAYNSKDIRPFSSFPSPSFYRKANLYFKKQTNTNEVLNMLREKPYSICINGWNLNNVKRNNYNYLDLRICPPICSHIERIKIDYENAKNIVRKLDKSCHINLDLLEDLKEETYFEDRLKKRRFNEESKVNDRIDDNSNNDKADSGKKKVEINNNQREISNSKQYEEESPIIQTIEENKDINITSRLDILILYLRLVHNFCYYSARKYNTYDEMIRECGYFYLRVNLDNKFYSNLTPIFYEDYNVSKLDYYVSENFVKGFSSIVNNMEGDDTNNSISRSSNNNTNNNSNNSINNDLNGNISGNLNHSYNENNNNNNLDYFKLLKVKEKLFNNSDVVSDYQLKWLLNFDEEIKDALKANYNENIDIEKTEEFFEILKKNYILKRTDRNSNNNKNDSTNNNNSNIINNNNSSSGNNKSEIRCAKCKKLFNNIKDVPNHIFIKHSQIKMKLITETEVQIMQRNFYEAPHSFHFLFMMEKKYNSNYTKNYLNKNFIKKSKTYKNQNFHLLPNNAKSDYKDFDDPSVNVFENVKQNVKTNNDFYDDT; translated from the coding sequence ATGAATGAAGCAAATGAAAAGACTACCGAtagaaagagaaagaagGCGAGTAACACAGATGAAGCTAATGAAACGAGCAagttgaaaaagaaaatagaatTTGAAAATGACGATGAGTTTGAAAAGTATCTGTtaaatcattttaaaaaggataataaagaaaatgaaaacgAGTACGTGTTTTCCGAATTGGTAAAAAGCttttataatgaaattaagaaatataaaacagtAGATGATATGgcaaatgaaattaaaaaattggctattcaaaatatatccaaaaatttagaaatcATATGTAACAATGAATGTACaagttctttttttattgagAAATTTCgcgtaaaatatataaatgaacaaattgCACTTAACATAAAATCTgctcaaaattattttaaagaatttatgatattatataataacaacaacTTTGATAAGTTCAGCTTAGAAATTAATACAAATGTAGAgggaacaaatgaacaagtTAATGAAGAGCAGGAGCAAGGAGAGGAAGTGGAAGAGGAAGAAGTGAATAACCAAAATAAGCAAAACAGCCAAAATGAGCGAAATAGTCTAGATAAGCAAAACAGTCAGAATAATAAAGTGGGTGAGAGttatcaaaatgaaaaagcaGGCACAAAGAATGCCTTAACAAAAGAAGATTTATACAAAACCAACACATGGaaggaaaagataaaatgtaAGATTGAcgatataaatgaaaataataatattttaataaaagttGTAAATTATTTGTCAAGCATAGCTTTACATGTTGACAATATACCAATTAAGATAACAAAATTtgatatcataaaaaaatttaatgaactAAATTTCGATATactgaatataaatatttgggATGCCTATAATTCTAAAGACATTAGACCCTTTTCTTCATTCCCTTCTCCATCTTTTTATAGAAAagcaaatttatattttaaaaaacaaactAATACTAATGAAGTCCTAAACATGTTAAGAGAAAAGCCTTATTCTATTTGTATTAATGGTTGGAATTTGAATAATGTTAAAaggaataattataattatttggaTTTAAGAATATGCCCACCTATATGTTCCCATATAGAAAGGATAAAAATTGATTatgaaaatgcaaaaaatattgttcGAAAATTAGACAAGTCGTGTCACATCAATTTGGACCTATTAGAGGATTTAAAGGAGGAAACTTATTTCGAGGATAGGCTGAAAAAGAGGAGGTTTAATGAAGAGAGTAAGGTTAACGATCGTATTGATGATAACAGTAACAATGACAAAGCTGATAGTGGAAAGAAGAAGGTAGagataaataataatcaGCGGGAAATCTCAAACAGTAAGCAATATGAAGAAGAGAGTCCAATAATACAAACCATTGAAGAGAACAAAGACATAAATATAACGAGCAGATTagacattttaattttatatttaagacttgttcataatttttgctATTATTCAGCTAGAAAATATAACACATACGATGAAATGATTAGAGAATGTggttacttttatttaaggGTTAATTTAGATAATAAGTTCTACAGTAACTTAACTCCAATATTTTACGAAGATTATAATGTAAGTAAATTGGATTATTATGTAAGTGAAAATTTTGTGAAAGGCTTTTCAAGTATAGTTAATAATATGGAGGGGGACGATACAAATAATAGCATTAGCAgaagtagtaataataatacaaataacaatagtaataacagtaTTAATAATGATCTCAATGGCAATATCAGTGGTAACCTTAACCATtcttataatgaaaataataataataataatttagattattttaaattacttaaagtaaaagaaaaactttttaataattccGATGTTGTGTCTGATTATCAGCTAAAATGGCTGCTTAATTTTGATGAAGAAATCAAGGATGCTTTAAAGgcaaattataatgaaaatattgataTTGAAAAAACAGAGGAATTCTTCGAAATTCTTAAAAAGAActacatattaaaaaggaCTGATAGgaatagtaacaataataagaACGATAgcactaataataataatagcaatattattaataataataatagtagtagtggtaataataaaagcgAAATAAGGTGCGCTAAATGTAAAAAGCTTTTTAACAACATTAAGGATGTGccaaatcatatatttattaaacacagccaaattaaaatgaaattaattaCAGAAACTGAAGTACAAATTATGCAGAGGAATTTTTATGAAGCCCCTCAtagttttcattttctttttatgatggaaaaaaaatataattccaACTACACCAAAAATTatctaaataaaaattttattaaaaaatcgaaaacttataaaaatcagaattttcatttattaccAAACAATGCTAAAAGTGACTACAAAGATTTTGATGATCCCAGTGTAAATGTCtttgaaaatgtaaaacaaaACGTAAAAACGAATAACGATTTTTATGACGATACGTAG